A single Vicugna pacos chromosome 15, VicPac4, whole genome shotgun sequence DNA region contains:
- the FIGLA gene encoding factor in the germline alpha, whose protein sequence is MDAAPALLGAPRAEVLDDVLREQFGPLPKLAAICRLKRLPSGGYSPTEDLQLVLERRRVANAKERERIKNLNRGFAKLKALVPFLPQSRKPSKVDILKGATEYIQVLSDVLEGAKDSERQDPDHQNYSTRTSEPHISLAREPSRNTTRHAGCAVGLKNEEEGSWADGGSG, encoded by the exons ATGGACGCCGCGCCCGCGCTCCTGGGCGCCCCGCGGGCCGAGGTGCTGGACGACGTGCTGCGGGAGCAGTTCGGGCCGCTGCCCAAGCTGGCTGCCATCTGCCGGCTCAAGCGGCTGCCGTCGGGCGGCTACTCGCCCACTGAGGACCTGCAGTTGGTGCTGGAGCGGCGGCGCGTGGCCAACGCCAAGGAGCGCGAGCGG ATAAAAAATCTCAACCGTGGTTTTGCCAAACTGAAGGCCCTGGTGCCGTTTCTTCCCCAAAGCAGGAAGCCTAGCAAAGTTGATATCCTTAAAGGTGCGACTGAATACATCCAAGTTCTCAGTGATGTTTTGGAAGGAGCCAAAGACTCGGAG AGACAAGACCCAGATCATCAGAACTATAGCACCAGAACTTCCGAACCACATATATCCTTGGCCAGAGAGCCATCGAGAAACACCACCCGACATGCTGGCTGTGCTGTGGGCTTGAAGAATGAGGAGGAAGGGTCCTGGGCAGATGGTGGCAGTG gataG